The sequence TTGATGAAGCGAATGTACCATCACTTGAGCAAGTAAAAGCACCCGTATCAGAACGGATTCTAAATCGTAGAAAAGAAGAAGAAAAAACCTATCAACAAATTTCATCACAACGTGAACGGGAAGAAGTCAACCCATATCGTGGTTTTAATCGTCCGTCAGAGGATTCATTGGACACACCTGCATTTTTAAGAAACCGGAGAAGGCGATATTAGAAGAAAGAGACTGATAGATAAAGTCGTACATGGAATGACTTTTCATTATCAGTCTCTTTCTTTTTTGTGTGAAGTTACCGTTTGATCTTTTTTCGGATCAAATCATAATCAGCCTTTATGTACTGAAATAATTTAGCGTTACCACCACGGTCTGGGTGGGATAATCTTAATAGTTCTTTATAAGTTGATAAAACCTCTTGATTACTAGCTATCTTTGAGAGTCCCAATTTTTGTTTTTCTTCAATAGACAAGGATGTAGGATCCGATTTTTGAGTATGATTACTTTCTCCTAATTTAATGATCCGATCCCTTAACGATATATTTTCCTTTAATAAATCGATTATTTCTTGTTGTAATTTTTGATTTTCCCTTTTTAATAGGAGTATTTCTTTATTTAACTGTTCTTTTTGTTTAAAATAATGTTGAGTTGTGGATTCATGAAGGGCTTCTATCCCTGTTATGTGGTTATTTTGCATGTGAATTTTGGCTTTTAATTGGTTAATGATGATATCTTTGTCTGGGTTCTTGAAATCTTTTATAAACTTTTCTAAGGAATGATCATCGATGAAGATTCCTCCGATCGATTTTATCCTGCCCTCACTTACCCATTTTCTAAAGGTGTCAATATTGTCAGTTATACCGGCTTCTTGTAAAAGCGCAAATGCTTTGTCGGATCTCAATTAATTTCACCCCTTACATATGGAAGAAACCAGCAATATACTGGGTTGATTCTTTTGTTTTTTAAAAAAAGATTAATATTAGCATGATGATATTACTTTATGTTGGGTATTTCTACTATTCTTGTTATGATTTAATCAAATGGTAAAATAAGTAATCATTCTAATTTTCTATTAACATGATTGAAATAAAACGAGGTTTCTTAGGTGATCGTATGATTAAGATAAAAGAAGTCAAAATTGATGGGGAATCTATTTTTGTATTTAATAGTGCGATTTATATTTTTGAGTCCAGTGAAGGCTGTACGTTAGAGTTGGATCTCATCGTTAGTGAAGTAGCGATTAGAAAGTATCAAAAGGAAGAAACATTAATTGTTGAAATTGAATTGGAAGATAATCGTTTGATCAGTTCCATCATGCATGTGAAAGTGGTGCCAGGAAAATTACCGATTATAAATTTATCTTATGAGATAGACAATCCCGATGAATTTCCTGATCTTCTGTGTGTTAATGAATATGATTCTAATTTTCCAAGAATTGATGAAAGGATTACAATAGAAGAAATACGAAAAATTGAAATGCCCAACGAAAAAATAAGTTTAAGGCTGAATCTTCCGATTGATCAAGTGGAGTGGTTGAGAGAGCAAAAAGGCAAAGATTTAAATCAAATTTTTAAAGATTTAATTTACGAGTATTGGGTAAAACAAAATTAGGAACAGTAAAGTAAATGATTCATGACAATTGTACATAGACACTATGTTTGATGAATGAATGTCCAAAAAAATAGGCATGCTTATGTAGTATAAGGCTGTATGAGTAAGGAGGAAAAGATATGTCTGAAGAACAAGTAGATGAAGTGAAGAAGCCAACTATGAAAAAAGCGATGGAAGGAGATATGATTGTAGTAAAAAAAGGTACTCAAGCTGGAAAAAAGGGAAAAGTGGTTGTTTCGCGTGAAAATTCAGTTATTATTGAGGTAGGCATTAATTCTAATACAGGAGAACCTATAAAAACCGTCGTTAATCATAAAAACTATAAGATTGTATCGTAAAATAAATTTTGACAAAATAAGGAACTATGTTTAGCAATCGAACATTAATTAGTAAGGAAATTTGCTTTCTTCATAACTTATTGGTATGATGGACATGAAATTATTTTTGTTCAATCAATAGATTAGATTAGTGACACATAAAGTTTTTCGTCTAAATCATCGAACAAGGATAGTAATAAAAAAGTGTTTAATACGCATTAGGAGGCAACAATTAATGGAACAAGGTAAAGTAAAATGGTTTAACTCAGAAAAAGGTTTTGGATTTATTGAACGCGAAGGTGCAGATGATGTATTTGTACACTTTTCAGCTATCCAAGGCGATGGATTCAAAACATTAGACGAAGGCCAAAGCGTAACATTTGAAGTTGAACAAGGTCAACGTGGACCACAAGCAGCTAACGTTCAAAAAGCTTAATAAAAGAGTGGCAGGCACCTTCCAATGGAATGTGCCTGTTTAGTTTTTAATTATTTATCTTTTTAAAAAACTCCCAAATGATACTTGAGGCATCGGGGCCAAGCGGGTCACAAAATTGGCCTTTTTTTCCCCCAGACCAAGCATGCCCCATTTCGTGAATTTCCCAATATTCAATGAATGTATTCCCTTGTGAATCTTGGTAAAGATGGTGCGTGTAGTTTCTTCCGTTCTTGGAACGATCCATTTTTACTTGTGAAGGGATGACATTGACTCTCCCTTGACCTTTTTCTAATAAATGATGCATTTGTGCCCATTGAATCACGAGCTGTTCACTATTAATGGGATTTACGGTCGTGTCATTCATTCCATGAAAAATAATAATTGGAAGTTTTTTTCTGATATTTGTTCGTGAAAGGGCTTTCTTCATTTCGAGAAAAGCTCTTTTGCCTGACTCATAAGGATCTTTTACCCCTTTTTTCATAACATGTTCGGCTTCTCGATTCCACGGGTCTTTCCACAAGTTAGTATTTGCAGCATCATAAGGTAAGCCGGCAAAAACAGCAATCCCCCTAAAGGTTTCAGGATACGTAACCCCTAAAATAGCAGCCATGGCTCCTCCTGCCGAAAAGCCGGCAACATAAACTTTCTTTCGATCGAGGTTAATGTTGTGTCTTTTTATTAATATTTTTTCAACTGCCGAAATCATATCCGTAATAACTTTCGGAAGTCCGGTGTCACGATGCTGGTTCTCATCTAAAAACCAGTTCCAACATCCAGCAAGATTGGATTTATGAGGCTCATCAAAAAGGGGATTAAAAAAGCGATTCATCGTGGGATAGAGGCAAATAAATTGCTCTTTCTCAGCAAGTTCGTTCATTCTTGTTTCCTCAGCAAATTGATCTGAATCTTGTTCACACCCATGTAGCATCACTACCATAGGTAAGGGGTTTTCTTTAGATGAAACATTCGGTATATAAAGTTTATACATAAACCCTTCAAATACCGATTCTTTAAACATTCCCATTCTCCACCCTCCTTATCCATTCGATCAAACATACTATTAAGGAGTAGGTTGT is a genomic window of Niallia sp. XMNu-256 containing:
- a CDS encoding DUF2187 family protein codes for the protein MSEEQVDEVKKPTMKKAMEGDMIVVKKGTQAGKKGKVVVSRENSVIIEVGINSNTGEPIKTVVNHKNYKIVS
- a CDS encoding cold-shock protein: MEQGKVKWFNSEKGFGFIEREGADDVFVHFSAIQGDGFKTLDEGQSVTFEVEQGQRGPQAANVQKA
- a CDS encoding PHB depolymerase family esterase; this encodes MGMFKESVFEGFMYKLYIPNVSSKENPLPMVVMLHGCEQDSDQFAEETRMNELAEKEQFICLYPTMNRFFNPLFDEPHKSNLAGCWNWFLDENQHRDTGLPKVITDMISAVEKILIKRHNINLDRKKVYVAGFSAGGAMAAILGVTYPETFRGIAVFAGLPYDAANTNLWKDPWNREAEHVMKKGVKDPYESGKRAFLEMKKALSRTNIRKKLPIIIFHGMNDTTVNPINSEQLVIQWAQMHHLLEKGQGRVNVIPSQVKMDRSKNGRNYTHHLYQDSQGNTFIEYWEIHEMGHAWSGGKKGQFCDPLGPDASSIIWEFFKKINN